Proteins found in one Streptomyces sp. CB09001 genomic segment:
- a CDS encoding GntR family transcriptional regulator has product MTEIQRPGALYQQVAAAIREAILSGEFAPESLLPSEAQLMARYQVSRPTVRNAIAALRAEGLVDVRHGKGSFVRSDGHPTLALDCRIQHAPGGKFVMPGGDVWDEAEEPSVHRTRTTKATGQLLGLGEEEELFGCDRLLSDAATGTRAMHRTLIPFEVAENVPALAEEPGQQPTAAYAALAKAGHKLWWSETVRARMPVPDERATLQLPDATPILHLSRITHGTDDRPLILEELRIGADRAEATYRITADKQPTRRRQT; this is encoded by the coding sequence ATGACGGAGATCCAGCGCCCCGGAGCCCTCTACCAACAGGTGGCCGCCGCCATCCGGGAAGCGATCCTGTCGGGCGAGTTCGCCCCCGAGTCCCTGCTGCCGTCCGAAGCCCAGCTCATGGCCCGCTACCAGGTCTCCCGCCCCACCGTCCGCAACGCCATCGCAGCACTGCGCGCGGAAGGTCTGGTCGATGTCCGGCACGGCAAGGGCAGCTTCGTACGCTCCGACGGACACCCCACACTCGCCCTTGACTGCCGCATCCAGCACGCCCCCGGCGGAAAGTTCGTCATGCCCGGCGGCGACGTCTGGGACGAGGCCGAGGAACCGAGCGTGCACCGCACCCGCACGACGAAGGCGACCGGGCAGCTCCTCGGTCTGGGCGAGGAAGAGGAGCTGTTCGGCTGTGACCGGCTCCTGTCCGACGCCGCCACGGGCACCCGGGCGATGCACCGGACGCTGATCCCCTTCGAGGTCGCCGAGAACGTGCCGGCACTCGCCGAGGAGCCAGGCCAGCAGCCGACAGCGGCATACGCGGCACTCGCCAAGGCCGGGCACAAGCTGTGGTGGTCGGAGACGGTGCGCGCCCGCATGCCGGTGCCCGACGAGCGCGCCACGCTCCAGCTCCCGGACGCGACCCCAATCCTGCACCTGTCCCGCATCACGCACGGCACCGACGACCGCCCGCTGATCCTCGAAGAACTCCGCATCGGAGCCGACCGCGCCGAAGCCACCTACCGGATCACCGCCGACAAGCAGCCCACCCGACGCCGCCAGACCTGA
- a CDS encoding ATP-binding protein — MDARKTRQREHVGAEIEAFAHWFAKPDLSAGHFLTVTLFAEAADSARVARDMTAVFLRGAGADAMVDDARLIVSELVGNVVNHVVPEPALAQPGGSRRMDVSFKLWPKWLFIGVTDEDSTPPLLPVGDVFSPGLMGELSEAVLPDNGRGLLIVQRLASAVWWTPGEGGGKTVWCRMDVAPGAEAGSPR; from the coding sequence ATGGACGCGAGGAAAACGCGGCAGCGCGAGCACGTGGGTGCGGAGATCGAGGCGTTCGCCCATTGGTTCGCGAAGCCTGATCTCTCCGCAGGGCACTTCTTGACGGTGACCCTCTTTGCGGAGGCAGCCGACTCGGCTCGCGTGGCGCGAGACATGACGGCCGTGTTCCTGCGGGGCGCAGGTGCGGATGCCATGGTGGACGACGCTCGGTTGATCGTCTCGGAGCTGGTCGGCAACGTGGTGAATCACGTGGTGCCGGAACCTGCTCTGGCTCAGCCTGGCGGGTCCCGTCGCATGGACGTGAGCTTCAAGCTGTGGCCGAAGTGGCTCTTCATCGGGGTCACGGATGAGGACTCGACGCCGCCGCTCCTCCCTGTGGGAGATGTCTTCTCGCCTGGGCTGATGGGTGAGCTGTCAGAGGCAGTGCTGCCCGACAACGGTCGAGGTCTGCTGATCGTTCAGCGGCTGGCGTCCGCTGTCTGGTGGACGCCGGGAGAGGGCGGTGGCAAGACGGTGTGGTGCCGCATGGATGTGGCGCCAGGAGCAGAGGCCGGCTCGCCTCGTTGA
- a CDS encoding sporulation protein: protein MSREPNAQLIAVMNEAQVSNKGLAKRMKDAATQRGVPLGTTHVAVQRWRDGAGIQPQTAAIMADVLSAKLNRRVTPGDLGFFDHAKQPTPTPVGYPSTVPDALSMLDGLAQERAEDTPDNGGLIIADTDLSSTVLSWMISRPDGIQADRPAHQRIGMRDVRAIRDAADMFMQLDFKYGGGHGHRALRHYFRHEVLPLLSASYSQKVGTALYGAAAEVSQLLAWTAYDTGNHRLAHRYLTSTLRLSQVIDDRMFGARILGNLSHQANYLGHHTQAIQLARAAVEGAKGRATPRAMANYAAMEARALSNAGDRIAAGRAMNEAERHFERADTGEDPAWLGYFDSAELMGELCHCFRDLKMRREAVAQAQRAVDSTDPKYARTLGFCRMVLAQSQLLNGDLEAAVQTASLAVDGGDSLQSNRFQRYVTDFQTEVSAHVGNPVVAAFNDQVRDALARLDDDE, encoded by the coding sequence ATGAGCCGAGAGCCGAACGCGCAACTGATCGCCGTCATGAACGAAGCGCAGGTCTCGAACAAAGGGCTTGCGAAACGAATGAAGGACGCCGCAACACAACGCGGCGTGCCCCTGGGAACCACTCACGTCGCCGTCCAGCGTTGGCGCGACGGCGCAGGCATCCAGCCTCAGACGGCAGCGATCATGGCCGATGTCCTCAGTGCCAAGCTGAACCGTCGCGTCACGCCCGGCGATCTCGGATTCTTCGATCACGCGAAGCAACCCACCCCGACCCCTGTCGGTTACCCGAGCACTGTCCCCGACGCGCTATCCATGCTTGACGGACTAGCCCAGGAACGCGCCGAAGACACACCGGACAATGGAGGTCTGATCATCGCCGACACGGACCTGAGTTCCACCGTCCTGTCGTGGATGATCAGCAGGCCCGACGGCATCCAGGCCGACAGGCCGGCACACCAGCGAATCGGCATGCGCGACGTCCGGGCAATCCGAGACGCAGCGGACATGTTCATGCAGCTCGACTTCAAATACGGAGGCGGCCACGGCCACCGCGCCTTACGCCACTACTTCCGGCACGAAGTCCTCCCCCTGCTCAGCGCGAGCTACAGCCAAAAGGTAGGCACCGCGCTCTACGGCGCAGCCGCCGAAGTGTCCCAGCTCCTCGCATGGACCGCCTACGACACCGGCAACCACCGACTCGCCCACCGCTACCTGACCTCCACATTGCGCCTGTCCCAGGTCATCGACGACCGCATGTTCGGCGCCCGCATCCTCGGCAACCTCAGCCACCAGGCCAACTACCTCGGCCACCACACCCAGGCCATCCAACTGGCCCGAGCCGCCGTCGAGGGAGCCAAGGGCAGAGCCACCCCACGTGCCATGGCGAACTACGCCGCCATGGAAGCGCGCGCCCTGTCGAACGCAGGCGACCGAATCGCCGCCGGACGCGCCATGAACGAAGCGGAACGCCACTTCGAGCGCGCAGACACCGGAGAAGACCCGGCTTGGCTGGGCTACTTCGACTCAGCGGAACTCATGGGCGAACTCTGCCACTGCTTCCGCGACCTCAAGATGCGCCGCGAAGCCGTCGCGCAGGCACAACGAGCCGTGGACAGCACCGACCCGAAGTACGCGCGCACACTAGGGTTCTGCCGCATGGTGCTCGCCCAGAGCCAGCTACTCAACGGCGATCTCGAAGCCGCCGTCCAGACAGCCAGCCTGGCCGTGGACGGCGGCGACAGCCTCCAGTCAAACCGCTTCCAGCGCTACGTCACCGACTTCCAGACCGAGGTCAGCGCACACGTGGGCAACCCCGTGGTGGCCGCCTTCAACGACCAGGTACGCGATGCACTGGCTCGCCTGGACGACGACGAGTAG
- a CDS encoding replication initiator, which produces MRHLPEADRDALRIAQDPDFPRWLQQITATGGCAHPVHLSGHTTTLDGATGEILHHYDTRNEPGERLLVRCRNRRATICPACSRLHAGDTFHLVRAGLTGGKNIPTTVRTRPRLFVTLTAPSFGPVHRAGTTCRPRRDGGACEHGRPLGCHSVHAPADPLVGQPVCPDCYDYTGHVLWHAHASKLWDRFVIDVRRRLASSAGIVQSRLARHARLSFARIAEYQKRAAVHVHAVIRLDGPDGPADEPPPWGTLDRLTRAVHASAQRVTVRTPYSPAVGELDLAWGVQTDVRALHAGGPDDDAVAAYVAKYVTKGTDETGAGTDHKVTTRDDIDTAPVNRHVRTLMHTCWRLGALPEYAPLRLRTWAHTLGYRGHILTKSRAYSTTYAALRAERAHHLGHTDIPDAITDAHWRYAGSGHTPGAALIAVGVAEDLAECRRLSAEASQQGGGVGNSAAQA; this is translated from the coding sequence CTGCGCCACCTCCCCGAAGCAGACCGAGACGCCCTCCGCATCGCCCAAGACCCCGACTTCCCCCGCTGGCTGCAACAGATCACCGCCACCGGCGGCTGCGCCCACCCCGTCCACCTCTCCGGCCACACCACCACCCTGGACGGCGCGACCGGCGAGATCCTCCACCACTACGACACCCGCAACGAACCCGGCGAACGCCTCCTCGTCCGCTGCCGCAACCGCCGCGCCACCATCTGCCCCGCCTGCTCCCGCCTCCACGCCGGAGACACCTTCCACCTCGTCCGCGCGGGACTGACCGGCGGCAAGAACATCCCGACCACGGTGCGCACGCGGCCTCGCCTCTTCGTCACCCTCACCGCCCCCTCCTTCGGACCGGTCCACCGCGCGGGCACAACGTGCCGCCCCCGCCGTGACGGCGGCGCCTGCGAGCACGGCCGACCTCTCGGCTGCCACTCCGTCCACGCCCCGGCTGACCCGCTCGTCGGCCAACCCGTCTGCCCGGACTGCTACGACTACACCGGCCACGTCCTCTGGCACGCCCACGCCTCCAAGCTGTGGGACCGGTTCGTCATCGACGTCCGCCGCCGCCTCGCCTCCTCGGCCGGTATCGTGCAGTCCCGCTTAGCCCGGCACGCCCGCTTGTCCTTTGCCCGTATCGCCGAGTACCAGAAGCGGGCGGCCGTCCATGTGCACGCCGTCATCCGCCTCGACGGCCCGGACGGCCCCGCCGACGAACCACCGCCCTGGGGCACCCTGGACCGGCTCACCCGCGCCGTGCACGCGTCCGCCCAGCGGGTCACCGTCCGCACCCCCTACAGCCCGGCCGTCGGCGAACTGGATCTGGCCTGGGGTGTGCAGACCGACGTCCGCGCCTTGCACGCCGGCGGCCCCGACGACGACGCCGTGGCCGCGTACGTCGCGAAGTACGTCACCAAGGGCACCGACGAGACCGGCGCCGGCACCGACCACAAGGTCACCACCAGGGACGACATCGACACGGCCCCCGTCAACCGACACGTCCGCACCCTCATGCACACCTGCTGGCGACTCGGCGCCCTCCCCGAATACGCACCCCTGCGCCTGCGCACCTGGGCCCATACCCTCGGCTACCGCGGCCACATCCTCACCAAATCCCGCGCCTACTCCACTACCTACGCCGCACTACGCGCCGAACGCGCCCACCACCTCGGCCACACAGACATCCCCGACGCGATCACGGATGCGCACTGGCGCTATGCCGGCTCCGGACACACACCGGGCGCCGCCCTCATCGCTGTCGGAGTCGCTGAAGACCTCGCGGAGTGTCGGCGGCTCAGTGCAGAAGCCAGCCAGCAGGGGGGTGGGGTCGGTAACTCCGCTGCCCAAGCCTGA
- a CDS encoding TIGR03936 family radical SAM-associated protein: MQRIRLRYTKRGRLRFTSHRDFQRAFERALRRAGVPMAYSAGFTPHPKVSYANAAPTGTGSEAEYLEIALTEARDPERLRLLLDESLPTGLDVVDAVEARTSGLADRLTASVWELRLDGVGSAEAEAAVAAFNAAPAVEVQRRTKNGVRTFDTRSAVAHLESVTTHGSPADRPTDRPCAILRLVVRHVTPAVRPDDVLSGLRAVADLAPPVPAAVTRLAQGLFDEETGAVTDPLAPDREAEAPEPHPAAASAAAKAPA, encoded by the coding sequence GTGCAGCGCATTCGACTGCGTTACACCAAGCGCGGCCGCCTCCGGTTCACCAGCCACCGTGACTTCCAGCGCGCCTTCGAGCGTGCGCTGCGCCGCGCCGGGGTGCCGATGGCGTACTCGGCGGGGTTCACTCCGCACCCGAAGGTGTCGTATGCCAATGCCGCACCCACCGGCACGGGCAGTGAGGCGGAGTACCTGGAGATCGCGCTCACCGAAGCGCGCGATCCGGAGCGGCTGAGGCTGCTTCTCGACGAGTCGCTGCCCACCGGGCTCGACGTCGTCGACGCGGTCGAGGCCCGGACTTCCGGGCTCGCCGACCGGCTGACGGCCTCCGTGTGGGAGCTGCGGCTGGACGGCGTGGGGTCCGCCGAGGCCGAGGCCGCCGTCGCGGCCTTCAACGCGGCTCCGGCGGTGGAGGTGCAGCGCCGTACGAAGAACGGCGTCCGTACCTTCGACACCCGTTCCGCCGTCGCGCACCTGGAGAGCGTCACCACGCACGGTTCACCGGCTGATAGGCCGACCGACCGGCCCTGTGCGATACTGCGGCTGGTTGTTCGGCACGTGACGCCTGCCGTACGACCCGACGACGTCCTGTCCGGTCTTCGCGCCGTGGCCGACCTGGCGCCGCCGGTCCCCGCAGCGGTGACCAGGCTGGCGCAGGGGCTGTTCGATGAAGAGACCGGTGCGGTGACCGACCCGCTCGCGCCCGACCGCGAGGCAGAAGCGCCCGAGCCGCATCCGGCCGCCGCTTCCGCCGCCGCGAAGGCGCCGGCGTAA
- a CDS encoding aminoglycoside phosphotransferase family protein, producing MAVDAARSDEGFTSATATRVMVAACRAAGLDGNGAELIRLGENALFRLVSVPVIVRVARGREWLSTARKEVAVSRWLVGEGFSAARIVEDLEQPLLIDGYPVTFWHQIVEGGRKPDYGELGAVLRDLHTLTIPAGLELPRFQPFDKQELRIDRAQIPEDDRSFLRKRWRELQDRYAELRFETARGPVHGDAHVQNLMVDDRGQVILIDFEAFCYDHPEWDLMVTAVEHHSLGWQSDEQYADFVSAYGRDLYDWPGYETLRGLQEFGMTTWLMQNIRENERAAAEYCRRIAALRDDAAPRDWLPW from the coding sequence ATGGCGGTTGACGCTGCTCGATCGGATGAGGGGTTCACCTCGGCGACGGCTACGCGGGTGATGGTCGCCGCGTGCCGGGCTGCTGGGCTCGACGGCAACGGAGCGGAGTTGATCCGGCTCGGAGAGAACGCGTTGTTCCGGCTGGTTTCCGTGCCGGTGATTGTGCGTGTTGCCAGGGGACGCGAGTGGCTGTCCACCGCGCGTAAGGAGGTGGCTGTTTCCCGGTGGCTGGTAGGGGAGGGGTTCTCCGCGGCGCGCATCGTGGAGGATCTTGAACAACCCTTGTTGATCGATGGCTATCCGGTGACCTTCTGGCACCAGATCGTCGAGGGTGGTCGCAAGCCTGACTACGGGGAACTGGGTGCGGTGTTGCGTGACCTCCACACGCTCACGATCCCAGCTGGTCTTGAGCTGCCTCGGTTCCAGCCGTTCGACAAGCAGGAACTCCGGATCGACCGCGCGCAGATTCCGGAGGATGACCGGTCGTTCCTGCGGAAGCGGTGGCGTGAGCTTCAAGATCGCTACGCGGAGCTGCGGTTCGAGACGGCCAGAGGACCGGTGCACGGAGATGCCCATGTGCAGAACCTCATGGTGGACGACCGTGGGCAGGTGATCCTGATCGACTTCGAGGCGTTCTGCTACGACCATCCCGAGTGGGATCTGATGGTCACGGCCGTTGAGCATCACAGCCTGGGGTGGCAGAGCGACGAGCAGTACGCCGACTTCGTGAGTGCGTATGGGCGGGACCTGTACGACTGGCCCGGTTACGAGACGCTGCGCGGTCTTCAAGAGTTCGGCATGACGACGTGGCTCATGCAGAACATCCGGGAGAACGAGAGGGCGGCTGCCGAGTACTGCCGGCGCATTGCGGCGCTTCGTGACGACGCTGCTCCGCGGGACTGGCTTCCTTGGTAG
- a CDS encoding recombinase family protein, with protein sequence MEAEWTEADLALLEELKRAEALLPQDAPRALLSIRLSVLTDDTTSPVRQELDLRILARERGSRVVGVASDLNVSATKVPPWKRKELGEWLNNRSPEFDELLFWKLDRFVRRLSDLSTMIEWSLKRGKNLVSKNDSLDLTTTAGKIMVTIIGGIAEIEAANTSTRVASLWDYAKSQEDWIIGKPAYGYVTDEDDTGKVVLVIDPEAAKALHWARRMALRGRSAGFMVRCLKRSGLMTQGLTVATLHRRLRNPALLGYRVEEDKNGGQRRSKPLLGTDGRPIKVAPPLFTEEEFETLGAALDKRKKNQPPRRVGGATQFLGVLLCADCKTNMTVQITNNTHGTYQYLRCRNCKSGGLGAPNPERVYERLVQDVLKVLGDFPVQVRQYAEGAEARKEIKRLQETIALYMKDLEPGGRYTKTRFTKEQAEATLDKLISELEAIDPETAKDRWVNVHGGKTFREHWQEGGMEAMSADLYRVGIRCEVTRTKVPKVRAPKVHLRLLIPKDVRERLVIREDDFAQAF encoded by the coding sequence GTGGAAGCCGAGTGGACGGAAGCCGACCTTGCCCTGCTGGAGGAGCTCAAACGGGCTGAGGCCCTACTCCCCCAGGACGCGCCCCGGGCGCTCTTATCCATCCGCCTGTCCGTACTGACGGACGACACGACGTCGCCGGTACGGCAGGAGCTCGATCTCCGCATCCTGGCCAGGGAGCGCGGGAGCCGAGTCGTCGGCGTCGCTTCCGACCTGAACGTGTCGGCGACGAAGGTCCCGCCGTGGAAGCGGAAGGAGCTCGGGGAGTGGCTGAACAACCGCTCCCCCGAGTTCGACGAGCTCTTGTTCTGGAAGCTCGACCGCTTCGTACGGCGCCTCTCCGATCTCTCGACGATGATCGAGTGGAGCCTGAAGCGCGGCAAGAACCTGGTCTCGAAGAACGACAGCCTCGACCTCACGACGACCGCCGGAAAGATCATGGTCACGATCATCGGGGGTATCGCCGAGATCGAGGCGGCCAACACCTCGACCCGGGTTGCGAGTCTGTGGGACTACGCGAAGTCGCAGGAAGACTGGATCATCGGGAAGCCGGCGTACGGCTACGTCACGGACGAGGACGACACGGGGAAGGTCGTTCTCGTCATCGATCCCGAGGCGGCCAAGGCCCTGCACTGGGCCCGACGCATGGCACTTCGGGGACGCTCCGCCGGGTTCATGGTGCGCTGCTTGAAGCGGTCCGGCCTGATGACCCAAGGGCTCACCGTGGCAACGCTCCACCGACGCCTACGCAACCCGGCGCTCCTCGGCTATCGGGTAGAAGAGGACAAGAACGGCGGGCAGCGACGATCGAAGCCGCTCCTCGGCACGGACGGCAGGCCGATCAAAGTCGCCCCTCCCCTCTTTACCGAGGAGGAGTTCGAGACCCTCGGCGCCGCTCTCGACAAACGCAAGAAGAATCAGCCGCCGCGTCGTGTCGGAGGAGCGACACAGTTCCTCGGCGTCCTGCTGTGCGCCGACTGCAAGACGAACATGACCGTGCAGATCACGAACAACACGCACGGGACGTACCAGTACCTGCGGTGCCGCAACTGCAAGAGCGGCGGGCTGGGAGCGCCCAACCCCGAGCGGGTCTACGAGCGCCTGGTGCAGGACGTGCTCAAGGTCCTCGGAGACTTCCCCGTACAGGTCCGTCAGTACGCCGAGGGCGCCGAGGCCCGCAAGGAGATCAAGCGCCTTCAAGAGACCATCGCGCTGTACATGAAGGATCTCGAACCCGGGGGCCGGTACACGAAGACGCGGTTCACGAAGGAGCAGGCGGAGGCGACGTTGGACAAGCTCATCAGTGAGCTCGAAGCGATCGACCCCGAGACCGCGAAGGATCGGTGGGTCAACGTCCACGGCGGCAAGACATTCCGTGAGCACTGGCAGGAAGGCGGCATGGAGGCCATGTCCGCCGACCTGTACCGGGTAGGGATCCGCTGCGAAGTGACCCGCACGAAGGTGCCGAAGGTCCGAGCCCCGAAGGTGCACCTCCGCCTACTGATCCCGAAGGACGTACGCGAGCGACTCGTGATCCGAGAGGACGACTTCGCGCAAGCCTTCTGA
- a CDS encoding FtsK/SpoIIIE domain-containing protein: MGPLLLAFALAVVAWLLVVGDLVRRHRPAWHWYLTGYPAAAWRVVFTWRRVALLNDLAVSRLPARTLVGHLLVKGDPVRPVAPRISFPRATRMGLSVVVRLHAGQTPATYMQAADALVHAWKVHAVRVTSPERGLVLLTATATDPLERPGLASAPAELLSALIGALETGGAWVMNLRLVPHWLIAGATRSGKSTLLARLITQLAPQPVALVGIDCKGGMELGLFTERLSALATCRREAVAVLTALVVDMQDRMNACRTAGVRSIWELPDKLRPVPVVVLVDEIAELYLADGTRQSKAEAEQCSTLLLRLAQLGAALGLHLVVAGQRVGSDLGPGVTALRAQLGGRICHRVNDPGTAEMTLGDLNKDAVTVAQAITAQERGVAVCTGPDGGWARARSHLTPTDEAVTTARKYSGMTPELPAIDRALVALEGDGK, encoded by the coding sequence ATGGGACCCCTCCTCCTCGCCTTCGCCCTCGCCGTGGTGGCGTGGCTGCTGGTCGTCGGTGACCTGGTGCGCCGGCATCGTCCGGCCTGGCACTGGTACCTCACCGGATACCCGGCGGCGGCCTGGCGGGTGGTGTTCACCTGGCGGCGGGTCGCTCTGCTCAACGACCTCGCCGTATCCCGGCTTCCGGCCCGGACGCTGGTCGGGCATCTGCTGGTCAAGGGCGACCCGGTGCGGCCGGTGGCTCCGCGGATCTCCTTCCCGCGCGCCACCCGCATGGGTCTGAGCGTGGTGGTGCGGCTGCACGCGGGCCAGACCCCGGCCACCTACATGCAGGCGGCTGACGCCCTGGTCCACGCCTGGAAGGTACACGCGGTCCGGGTGACCTCGCCGGAACGCGGCCTCGTGCTGCTGACCGCCACCGCCACCGACCCGCTGGAGCGGCCCGGCTTAGCCAGCGCACCGGCCGAACTGCTCTCCGCCCTCATCGGCGCGCTGGAGACGGGCGGGGCGTGGGTGATGAACCTGCGCCTGGTCCCGCACTGGCTCATCGCCGGGGCCACCCGCTCCGGCAAGTCCACCCTCCTCGCCCGGCTCATCACCCAACTCGCACCCCAACCCGTCGCCCTGGTCGGCATCGACTGCAAGGGCGGCATGGAACTCGGCCTCTTCACCGAACGGCTCAGCGCCCTCGCTACATGCAGGCGCGAAGCAGTCGCCGTGCTCACGGCCCTCGTGGTCGACATGCAGGACCGCATGAACGCCTGCCGCACGGCCGGGGTCCGCTCGATCTGGGAGTTGCCGGACAAGCTCCGTCCGGTGCCGGTCGTGGTCCTGGTCGACGAGATCGCGGAGCTGTACCTGGCCGACGGCACCCGCCAGAGCAAGGCGGAAGCAGAGCAGTGCTCCACGCTCCTGCTGCGGCTGGCGCAGCTCGGCGCCGCGCTCGGCCTGCACCTGGTGGTTGCCGGCCAACGCGTCGGCTCCGACCTCGGCCCCGGCGTCACCGCCCTGCGCGCCCAGCTCGGCGGCCGGATCTGCCACCGCGTCAACGACCCCGGCACCGCGGAAATGACCCTCGGCGACCTCAACAAGGACGCCGTAACCGTCGCACAGGCCATCACGGCCCAGGAACGCGGCGTGGCCGTGTGCACCGGACCTGACGGCGGCTGGGCCCGTGCCCGCTCCCACCTCACCCCCACCGATGAGGCCGTGACCACGGCCCGCAAGTACTCCGGCATGACCCCCGAACTCCCCGCCATCGACCGCGCCCTGGTGGCGCTGGAAGGAGACGGCAAGTGA